In Gordonia sp. SL306, the genomic window CCCGACGGGAGTGCTCGGTGCCCCGCTGACCTTGCTGCGTGACCGTGGCGATCATGCCGAACAGGTGTGGCAGCGCAAGGATCTCGCATCGGTGAGCCTGTCCACTCTGACCGATCAGGGCACCGCATGGACCGTCCTCCGGGACAAGGGCAAGGACACCTTGTCGCTGGCCGAGGTGTCGACCGCCGACGGCTCGACGAAACGCACACTGCCACTTCCGGAATCGGGCGGATTCGCGACGGGTGTCGCCGTGTCGGCCAAGGGCCAGATCGCGACCGCGACGAACATCGGCAAGGTCTACTTCTTCGACAGCAAGTCCGAGATCGACTGATCTGCCACCGAATCCGTTCGGGCCGACCCCGGCATCCGTCCCTCAGAACCGGACGCCGGGTTCGCAGAGAAAACCGATCCCCTTGCGGCCGATACGGGTCAGGACGAGCGACAGGGGCCGGGAACCGCCGAGCTTCAACCGTTTGCGAAGCCGATCCGGGTCCACATCGAGTCCGCGGACCAAGATCTCGAGGCTTCCGCAGTCGTGGGCGGCAAGACGCTTGCGCAGTTCCTTCTCGGCGACACCGGTGGCCTCGATGACCCTAAAGCCTCGCTCCCCGGCCGGCACGTCGTCGCCGGTGAGGTAGGCGATCTGCGGGTCGAGCTGCCAGAGCCGGTGTCGGCGAGCGTAATTGCGGACCAGTCCGGCCCGCACGACCGCGCCGTCCGGGTCGACGATCCAACGCCCGACCTCCCCGACCGGCACCTGGTCGGCACCGTCGTCGACGACCTCATAGGTCGCCACCGAGCCGTCCGGACGGGACCGCAGGACGGTGGCGCGCCGATTCGGCTCACCATCACGTTCGGTCCACAGGCAGGCCTCGCGAACCGCCCCGTCGAGCGAGGTGATCTGCACCTGACCGTCGAATCCGAAGCGATCTCGGAGCATCCGGTAGTCCAGCCCCGGAGCGCATTTCACACCGATCGGTCGACCGGCGTAAGTGGTGAGCACATCGAGTAGCGGCGGCGTGAGCTGATCGAGCCGGAACACCCGTCCGGCCCCGGATCTGCGCGCCGGATCGGCGAGCACGACATCCGCGGTGGAGGTCGGGGTCAGGGCGTCGGCCCGGACGATCGTGGTCCGGCGGTCGGACAACGATCCGTTGTGGCGAGCCATGCGCAGACGCACCGGGTCGACGTCGCTGCCGAGTACACCCGAGATCCCTTCGTGCGCCGCGAGCTCCATGATCTCGGCGCCGATCGAACACGTGACGTCGTGCACCACCGCCCCCCCGAAGCGCTCGGCGATCTCGGCCGCACGGTGTCGGGCCACCGCACTGGCGGTCGCCTGTTGCAGCGCGTCGTCGGTGAACAACATGTCGTCGGCCGCGTGAAGTCTCGCGCGTCCTCGACGACGGCACAGCACCGTCTCGATCAGAGCGCCGTCGTATGAGCCGTACCGTCGGCGCAGCTCACCGATGTCGGCGAGCATCGACGCCGCCGAGAGGTCGAGCATCGAGGCGGAGTCGAGCGCCTCGATGCCCAGTGGCGTCTGCAAGAAGGCGACGTCGTCGAGTGTGAATCGGTACCCCATCGCCGATCATCCTTCCCGGCCGACGTCCGTTGCACGGACCCCGCGTTACGGCTTGGTGCCGGTGACGATCGCGTTGTAGAAGAACTTGGGCGGCACCACTTTCCGCAGGACCTTCTCGTCCAGCCAGGACAGCCGCTTCCATCCGTTGAACGCGAACATGGCCCAGCCCCAACCGAGTTTCGACGGCGGGACCGCCGCCTCGAAGGTCCGCACCGGCCACCCGAGCATGGCCGCGGCGAGTTCCTCGGTCGCGGTCTCCACGGTCGTCGCCCCCGCGGCGCGTGCCATGCGTTCGAGCTCGGCGGGATCGAAGGTGTGGATGTCGACGACGGCCTCGAGAGCAGCGGCGCGCGACGACTCGTCGAGCTCCTCCTGCGGACGCCGCCAGGACTGCAGCGGTCCGAGTTTGGTGATGTTGGTGGTCGCCGCCCAGGTCGCCCGGCTCATCCACCGGGCATAGAAATCGCCGATGGTCGTCGGTTCCCCGGCGAACACGAAGCGGCCACCCGGCTTGAGTACCCGCAACACCTCGCGCAACGCCTGCTCGACATCCGGGATGTGATGCAACACAGCGTGTCCGACGACGAGGTCGAAAGTGTTGTCGTCGT contains:
- a CDS encoding THUMP-like domain-containing protein, whose amino-acid sequence is MGYRFTLDDVAFLQTPLGIEALDSASMLDLSAASMLADIGELRRRYGSYDGALIETVLCRRRGRARLHAADDMLFTDDALQQATASAVARHRAAEIAERFGGAVVHDVTCSIGAEIMELAAHEGISGVLGSDVDPVRLRMARHNGSLSDRRTTIVRADALTPTSTADVVLADPARRSGAGRVFRLDQLTPPLLDVLTTYAGRPIGVKCAPGLDYRMLRDRFGFDGQVQITSLDGAVREACLWTERDGEPNRRATVLRSRPDGSVATYEVVDDGADQVPVGEVGRWIVDPDGAVVRAGLVRNYARRHRLWQLDPQIAYLTGDDVPAGERGFRVIEATGVAEKELRKRLAAHDCGSLEILVRGLDVDPDRLRKRLKLGGSRPLSLVLTRIGRKGIGFLCEPGVRF
- a CDS encoding class I SAM-dependent methyltransferase: MTTNVTPGTDPEPNPHATEEQVKAALEDTKLAQVLYHDWEAETYDDKWSISYDERCIDYARGRFDAVASDAALPYERAMELGCGTGFFLLNLMQSGVAEKGSVTDLSPGMVKVALRNAENLGLDVDGRVADAEKIPYDDNTFDLVVGHAVLHHIPDVEQALREVLRVLKPGGRFVFAGEPTTIGDFYARWMSRATWAATTNITKLGPLQSWRRPQEELDESSRAAALEAVVDIHTFDPAELERMARAAGATTVETATEELAAAMLGWPVRTFEAAVPPSKLGWGWAMFAFNGWKRLSWLDEKVLRKVVPPKFFYNAIVTGTKP